A single genomic interval of Desulfurobacteriaceae bacterium harbors:
- the rpsB gene encoding 30S ribosomal protein S2 — MKELLEAGVHFGHQKERWNPKMKKFIFTERNGIHIIDLQQTLKYFERAYDYVADLVANGGTILFVCTKKQGQDIVKEEAERCGMFYVNKRWLGGTLTNFQTIKKSIFKLKMLKKMEEEGVFERLPKKEAMKLKRKKEKLEKYIGGIENMNRLPDALFIVDIVREENAVREARKAGVPVVALVDTNADPDLVDIPIPANDDAIRAIRLLTSRIADAVLEGKMKREAIKLAEGEEAEVDFVPEE, encoded by the coding sequence ATGAAGGAGCTTCTTGAAGCTGGGGTTCACTTTGGTCACCAAAAGGAAAGATGGAACCCCAAGATGAAAAAGTTCATCTTTACAGAACGTAACGGTATCCACATTATTGACCTTCAGCAAACTCTTAAGTACTTTGAACGAGCTTACGATTATGTTGCAGACCTTGTTGCAAATGGAGGAACAATTCTTTTTGTTTGTACAAAGAAGCAAGGTCAGGACATAGTTAAAGAGGAAGCTGAAAGATGCGGAATGTTCTACGTTAATAAAAGATGGCTTGGTGGAACTCTTACAAACTTCCAAACTATTAAAAAGAGCATTTTTAAGTTAAAGATGCTTAAGAAAATGGAAGAGGAAGGTGTATTCGAGAGACTTCCTAAAAAAGAAGCTATGAAGCTTAAGAGGAAGAAGGAGAAACTCGAGAAGTACATAGGTGGTATTGAGAATATGAACAGACTTCCTGATGCTCTATTTATTGTTGATATCGTTAGAGAAGAAAATGCTGTAAGAGAAGCAAGAAAAGCTGGAGTTCCTGTAGTTGCTCTTGTTGATACAAATGCAGACCCAGATCTTGTAGACATTCCAATTCCTGCAAACGATGATGCTATTAGAGCTATTAGACTTTTAACATCCAGAATTGCTGACGCTGTTCTTGAAGGAAAGATGA
- a CDS encoding sulfite exporter TauE/SafE family protein produces the protein LAVGVKILKGVGSVKVRLSEKILIPVATTFSAFLSSLLGIGGGIVINSLLFSFSKIKADKIVALASVVSFFNALFGSLMYMMFPSVELLSWQIGYVYLPAVILVSLGAIPGSRVGLSLLAKLSQRSLKKLFAILLIIIAIKILFV, from the coding sequence CTTGCTGTGGGGGTCAAGATACTAAAAGGAGTGGGAAGTGTAAAAGTGAGACTTTCTGAAAAGATCTTAATTCCCGTTGCTACCACTTTTTCAGCCTTTTTGAGCTCTCTTTTGGGAATTGGTGGAGGAATCGTTATTAATTCTCTTCTCTTTTCTTTTTCAAAAATCAAAGCAGATAAGATAGTAGCACTGGCCTCGGTAGTTTCTTTTTTCAATGCTTTATTTGGTTCTTTAATGTACATGATGTTTCCTTCAGTAGAGCTTCTTAGCTGGCAAATAGGATATGTTTATCTTCCTGCTGTTATTCTTGTATCTCTTGGAGCTATTCCTGGAAGTAGAGTTGGATTGTCGTTACTTGCCAAACTGAGTCAACGGTCGTTAAAAAAGCTTTTCGCTATTTTACTTATTATTATTGCCATTAAGATTCTTTTTGTTTGA